CGAACGATAGGTCCTGATTTGGCACGATTCCTCTTCAGATGCTTCAAGTGGGCCGGGAGGATGAACTTGGATTCGATAAGAGAAAAAATCAGAACAGGGATAACCACCAAGGGGATTTGTTTGGCCATCTCTCCAATGTAGCCTTCTACGAACATCAGGGGAACAAATGCCACAATGGTCGTGATAACCCCAAAGGTCACTGGAGTTGCCACTTCCTGAGTGCCGATAACCGCAGCGTCTAGAGGTGTAATCTCCGGGTTCTTGAGTTTGGAGTAGATATTCTCACCTGTGACGATGGCGTCATCCACCACAATACCGAGCACGATAATAAAGCCAAACATCGACATGTTGTTGGCCGTGATTCCGAAGGCATGCATGCAGATGATTGCGCCTGCAAAACTGACTGGGATTCCCACCACGACCCAGAGTGCGATCTTGGGACGTAGGAATAGACCCAGTAGGATCAGAACCAGCAAGGCGCCTTGGAAAAGGTTCTCAAAGAGAATTTTCATGCGCCCTTTGAGGCTTACTGATTCATCATCCCATGTAGCAAAATGGATGCCTTCGGGGAACTTGTCAGCGGCTTGCTCGGTGTATTTTTTGACCGTGTCTGCTATTTTAAGGGCATTTTCATTGTTGAGGCGCATGACCTCCAGCAAGATGCCGTTTTGACCGTTGTAGCGGACAATTTTCTGCTCATCCTCAAAGCCATCTTTGACGGTGGCGATATCTCCCAGATAAATTTCTGAACCATTAGAGCGGCTGATCAGCAGATCCCGGAATTGCTCGGCGACATAAGCTTGAGAGCTGGAACGGATGAGAATGCGCTCACCATTGTTGTTGATAGAACCCGCTGATAGATCAACGGAGCTTTGGCGGATGGCGTTGGATAGCTGGTTAACGGTCAGTCCGTAGGCATTCAGTTTTTCCAGATCAATTTCGATCGTAATTTCTCTGTCCCTCAGGCCTTGGATATCTACCTTTGATATACCATCCAAGGCTGTCAGGTCATCTCTCACTTGGCGGGCTGCCGCGATCAAATCATTCTCTGATAGATCACCATAGACCATAACGGAGATAACTTCTCTCCAGTTGGCCGTGTTGGGTACATAGACTCTGGGTTTCTCTGCCTCATTGGGGAAAATGGTGATACTGTCGATCCTGGACTCCACCTCATTCTTCATCTTGTCCATGTCCGTGCCGCTTATGGCATGAACGGAAACAGAGCCGCTACCGCGTGAAGCATAAGATTCTATATAGTCTACACCAGACAGGTCTGCTAAGGCCTTTTCAATTGGCAGGACGATTTTTTGCTCAACATCTTTCGGTGAACCGCCTCGTAGAGGGGCTGATACCCTAATCATGGGGAACTCCACGCTTGGTTCGACTTCCACAGCAAGTTTGAACCATGCGAGATAGCCTCCGCTAATCAGGATGGCTAGCATCAGAATATTAGCAGCTACATGGTTTTTTGCGAACCAGCGGATCATAGATATAGAAGATGAGAGATGTGATGAGTATTTATTCCCGGTAATTTCACTTACTGGTCAATTTGCTTACGCCAATAGTCAAGGCGCTCTTTAATACGTTTTTCGAGCCCATTCTCTGTCGGGGTATAATAGGAGCGACCCTCCGGAAGATAGGCTTGAGGGACGTAATTACCCTCGTAATCATGTGAGTAGAAGTAGCGTAGCGCATCATCGGATTCGCCTGAGGCTGAAGCAATTTTTTTCCTGGTCTTCGTACGCAAGTGAGGAGGCACAGCCAGTGTGCGGCCGGACTGGATGTCTGCCATGGCTTCTCCAAGAGCTGCATAGGCGCTGTTGGACTTGGGAGCGGTAGCCAGATAGACTGTGGCATGGGCTAGAGGGATGCGACCTTCCGGCATGCCAATGAATTCAAATGCTTGCTGAGCATCCATGGCAACACGGAGTGCTCCTGAGTCAGCCAGTCCAATATCCTCACTCGCAGAAATAACCAACCGCCTGGCGATGAAGCGGGGGTCTTCACCTGCGTGAAGCATTTTCGCCAGCCAGTAGAGAGCTGCATCTGGATCTGAACCACGAATGGATTTGATGAAGGCTGAAATCGTGTCGTAATGCGCATCGCCATCTGCATCATAGACGACGGCCTTCTGCTGGATAGACTCTTCTGCGATGGATAGAGTCAGATGAATGGATCCGTCATCATCTGCCGGTGTGGTCAAGGAGGCGAGCTCCAGGGCAGTGAGAGCTTTTCTCACGTCTCCATCAGACTTTTCAGCCAAATGTCTCAGCGCTGCTGCATCCGCTTGTATATGAAGTGTGCCGAGGCCGCGTTCTTCATCTGTGAGTGCTCTCTGGAGGACGGCCACCATGTCTTCCACTTCTACGGGCTCCAACTGGAAGATCTGCGAGCGCGAGGTGAGTGGAGAGTTTACGTAAAAAAAGGGATTATGGGTCGTAGCCCCAATGAAACGGACGACTCCACGCTCGATGTGAGGTAAGAGCACGTCCTGTTGGGCCTTGTTGAATCGATGGATCTCATCGATAAAGAGAATGGTGGTTTGATTGCGTAAATTTTGCCAGGTCCTGGCCTGAGCGATCTTATCCCGGATTTCGGCCACGTTGCTCTCCACGCCATTGAGCATCTCAAAGCGGGAGTTGGTGGATTGAGCGATCACCGTGGCCAGGGTAGTCTTTCCTGTGCCCGGCGGTCCATAGAAGATCAGCGAGGAGAATCGGTCAGCCTCGATAGCACGCCTGAGCAGTTTACCTTCGGCAAGAATGTGCTTTTGCCCAGCTACCTCCTCCAGAGTGCGGGGCCTTATTCTCGACGCCAAAGGTTGACCAGACAGGCTAGGCTCTGATGAGCTAGTCTGATCACTGGAAGATTGAGGTTCGCCTTCTGGGAAAAGTGTATCCACGCGGGAGATTCTGTCTGGAAGCGAGGTTTCAGGCAAAGCAAAACAGAGGAGTTTTATCTCCGTTTTTTGGCACGGTCAAAACGTGACCTGCGATCAACCTCAGTTTTAGCTGGGACATCAGCTTTCTCGGCGATCTTGGTTGGCTTCGCGGGAGAGGAGGCAGGGCTTGATTCTTTGGTGAGAGCGGAAGCAGCAGACTTGGTTTTGGTGGTTTTTTCAGGAAGTAGCTTGCGTGGAGATTTGAGCAAGGAGGCCATAGGCGCAAGTTTTGGAAACTGCCATCCAGTTCTTGTGATGTATGCATCCACTAAGATCAGTAGAAGCGAGAGGATGAGGAAGGGGATTCGTATGTCTGCTTGATGAAGGCTAGCCGGACGTATCCAAGCCTCAGATAGGTCCGTGAGTTCTCGGCCGCCAGTTTGTGCTGAAAGTGATCGCAATTC
Above is a genomic segment from Rubritalea squalenifaciens DSM 18772 containing:
- a CDS encoding replication-associated recombination protein A, coding for MDTLFPEGEPQSSSDQTSSSEPSLSGQPLASRIRPRTLEEVAGQKHILAEGKLLRRAIEADRFSSLIFYGPPGTGKTTLATVIAQSTNSRFEMLNGVESNVAEIRDKIAQARTWQNLRNQTTILFIDEIHRFNKAQQDVLLPHIERGVVRFIGATTHNPFFYVNSPLTSRSQIFQLEPVEVEDMVAVLQRALTDEERGLGTLHIQADAAALRHLAEKSDGDVRKALTALELASLTTPADDDGSIHLTLSIAEESIQQKAVVYDADGDAHYDTISAFIKSIRGSDPDAALYWLAKMLHAGEDPRFIARRLVISASEDIGLADSGALRVAMDAQQAFEFIGMPEGRIPLAHATVYLATAPKSNSAYAALGEAMADIQSGRTLAVPPHLRTKTRKKIASASGESDDALRYFYSHDYEGNYVPQAYLPEGRSYYTPTENGLEKRIKERLDYWRKQIDQ